GTCGTACGAGCCCGCCTCCCCGCACGGTTCGGCCTTCACCTACGCCACGAAGGTGCCCGGGCCCGCCACCGTCGCCGCCATGGAGGAGGCTCTCGGGGGCGAGCGCCTGACGGCCATGGGCATCGCCAGCCCGCCGGCCCCGCGGGGCACGGCCCCGGACGGCACCGCGTGGTCCTACTGGGGCGAGTTCGAGGCCGCCTCACCGCTGCCCGACCGGCCGTCCGCCGTCATGGTGATCCGTGAGGCCGACCTGTCCACGGTGCTCGGCAGGAAATCCACCGCCCGGGAGCGCGGGGTGCTGTCCGCCGGCGGAGCCGTCGTCCTGGACGAGCGGCTCGCACCGGGCGGCCGGCTGACCGTGACGGCGCCGAAGTCCCCGGTTCTGGACACGGGCCGAACGGAGATGTACACCGAGAGCCTCGACGCGGTCGTGGCCCAGCGGCGCTCGGAGTACCGCAGCCTGCCGGTCGTCTACGTCAGTGCCGTCGGTCTCAGGGCGCTCGGCGGTGTCGAACAGCCCAACTCGGCCTACTACTACCTTCCCGCGCCGGATGACTCGATCTCCTCGGAACAGGAGGACCGGGCGCGTGGAGCGCTCGCCTCGGACATCGGCAGCGGCTACTTCACGCTGGAGGTGGAGCGGGGCCCGGTCGCCGCCGAGGTGCTGAGGGCCACGACCCTCGGCAGCGCGCTCGTGCTGATGCTCGTGGCGGCCACACTGGCCTTCCTCACGGTGGGCCTCGCCACTCAGGAGATGCGGCCGGACCTCTCCGCGCTGGCCGCCGCGGGCGCCGACCGGCGGTTCCGGTCCTGGCTCACCGGTGTGTACGCCGGTCAGGTGACGCTCCTCGGAGTGCTGATGGGGGTCGTGGTGACCGCCGTCGCCACCCCCGCCCTGCTGCTCTCCCTGGACGTGGGCTGGTCGCTGTGGCCATGGCTCGGTCTCGCCGCCGCATCGGCGGGAGCCGTGGCGGCAGCGGTGGCGGCGGGCTGCCTCGGTGGCTCCCGGGTGACGACCCTGCTGAGGGCCGCACAGTGAGGCCCCGGCCGTAGCGGGCGCGCGCCCGCTACGGCCGGGTGACGCCACAGGGGGCTCGCTGCCGCTCCGCTGAACACCCCCGGGGCGAACGGGTCGTGAAGGTACGTGCCGCGTTCTTGTGGCCAGGGCCGGGGCGCGATACACCGTACTCGCCCGTCGCATGGCGGGATTCGTTCGCACCCTGGGGAGTGGGCCATGAGCGTGACGAGTCGGTACCGGGAGGCGTGGGAGGGGTTCTGGCGGGAGGCGCCCGGCGAACCCGGGGCGGTGTTCTGGGACGCGGAACCGGTCCTGACCGTGGGTCCGCATCTCGCCCTGTTCGAGCCGTACCTGGCCGATCCGGCGCTGCCGCTGGTGGACCTCGGCTGCGGCAACGGCACCCAGACCCGCTACCTCGCGGACCGCTTCCCGCACGTGCTGGGCGTCGACCTGTCCGCCGCGGCCCTCGACCACGCCCGGCGCTCCGACCCGGCGGGGCAGGCCTCCTACCGGCAGCTGGACGCCGCCGAGAAGGACGAGGCCCAGGCCCTGCACGCCGAGCTCGGCGACACCAACGTCTACATGCGGGGTGTCCTGCACCAGTGCGAGCCGGACGACCGGCAGTCCCTGGTCGACGGGATCGCCACGCTGGTCGGCGACCGCGGCCGCGCCTGCCTGGTGGAGCTGTCGGGCACCGCCAAGCAGGTGCTGAGGGGCCTGGCGGACGGCCCCGAAGGCCCGCCGCCCAAGCTCGCGCCCGTGTTCCGCCACGGCCTCGCGCCCGGCGAGGTCGCGGACGAGGCCGTGCCCGAGTATCTGCACTCGGCCGGTCTCACCGTCCTGGCGAGCGGCCGAATGCCCCTGAAGAGCACCGAGTACCGGCCCGACGGCACACGCATCGAGCTGCCCTCCACCTGGCTGGTGGCGGGGCGCTCCTAGGGGTGTCCGCAAAGTCCCGCCCGCCCTCCGGGTGGACGACGCGACTTTGCGGACACCCCTAGCCGCCGCCCAGCCGGTCGGCCAGACAGGCCAGGTACAGCGCCATGGCCGTCCGGTGCTCGCGCAGTGGACGGCCGGTGAGCTGCTCGATCTTGTTCATGCGGTAGACGACGGTGTTGCGGTGGATGTGCGGGCACTGGAGGTGTACCTGGTCATCGCGGCGATCTACTTCGCCCTGTGCTACCCGCTGTCCCAACTGCTGCTGCTCCTGGAGCGGAAGGTCCGCTCGGGAGTGCCCCTGTCGCCGTGGCGCCGGCGGCGCCTGCGGGCGGCCCGTGCCCTGCTGGCCGCCGAACCGGCCGCCGGCGTACCCGTGAAGGAGGCTTCCGCATGACCGAGTCGGTCGCCGCGGTGACGCCCGCCACCCGGGCCTCCTCCGAGGCCGTCGTACGCATCGAGTCGCTGAGCAAGTCCTTCGACGGCCGGCTCGTCCTCGACCGGGTGAACCTGGAGGTCGGCCGGGGCAGCATCGTCAGCGTCATCGGGCAGAGCGGCGGCGGCAAGACCACCCTGATGCGCTGCGTCAACCTGCTCGAACGCCCCGACCGGGGCACCATCGAGGTCGCCGGGAGGTGGTCCACCAGGACGGACGCACGGTCTGCCGAGAGCTGCCCCGGCTGCGCCGCACGGTCGGCATGGTCTTCCAGCGGTTCCATCTGTTCCCGCACCTCACGGCCGTGGAGAACGTCGTCCTCGCACAGCGCAAAGCCGGTGTGCCCGAGGAACAGGCCCTGGTGCGGGCCGTGGCGCTGCTGCGCCGGGTCGGCGTGGCCCACCGCGCCCTCGCGCAGCCCGAGCAGCTCTCCGGCGGCGAGCAGCAGCGCGTCGCCATCGCCCGTGCACTCGCGCTCACCCCGAGGTGCTCCTCTTCGACGAGCCCACCTCGTCCCTGGACCCCGAGGCCACCCGGGAGGTGCTGGGCGTGATGCGGGAACTCGCCGCCGACGGGATGACGATGCTGCTGGTCACCCACGAACTGCCCTTCGCCCGCGA
This is a stretch of genomic DNA from Streptomyces hawaiiensis. It encodes these proteins:
- a CDS encoding class I SAM-dependent methyltransferase produces the protein MSVTSRYREAWEGFWREAPGEPGAVFWDAEPVLTVGPHLALFEPYLADPALPLVDLGCGNGTQTRYLADRFPHVLGVDLSAAALDHARRSDPAGQASYRQLDAAEKDEAQALHAELGDTNVYMRGVLHQCEPDDRQSLVDGIATLVGDRGRACLVELSGTAKQVLRGLADGPEGPPPKLAPVFRHGLAPGEVADEAVPEYLHSAGLTVLASGRMPLKSTEYRPDGTRIELPSTWLVAGRS